One genomic window of Polynucleobacter sp. HIN11 includes the following:
- a CDS encoding DUF2878 domain-containing protein translates to MTLAITRSTWRKIWNFVLFQIGWFACILGAAHQQLGAALAIALFCIGVYLWLHRNARNEHELLLKVFIYGLIADTILVQLGWIQFESDFPFAAISPVWMWALWLVFATTLKESMSWLQGKNGLAAVLGAIAGPMCYEAGVRLGAASWLNSETQVFALIYLAVIWAIAMPVFLHFAREK, encoded by the coding sequence GTGACTCTAGCAATTACAAGGAGCACTTGGCGCAAGATCTGGAATTTTGTTTTATTTCAGATTGGTTGGTTCGCTTGTATCTTGGGTGCCGCACACCAGCAACTAGGTGCGGCGCTTGCGATCGCACTCTTCTGCATCGGGGTTTACCTTTGGTTACATCGCAATGCCCGCAATGAACATGAGCTATTGCTCAAAGTATTCATTTACGGCCTGATTGCTGACACGATTTTGGTTCAACTCGGTTGGATTCAGTTTGAATCGGATTTTCCATTTGCGGCGATTTCACCGGTTTGGATGTGGGCGCTGTGGCTGGTCTTTGCCACAACCCTGAAAGAATCGATGTCTTGGTTGCAGGGTAAAAATGGCTTAGCCGCCGTGTTGGGAGCGATTGCCGGGCCCATGTGCTACGAAGCGGGTGTCCGCCTGGGGGCAGCGTCTTGGCTAAATTCTGAGACACAGGTTTTTGCTCTTATTTACTTGGCTGTTATTTGGGCAATAGCGATGCCGGTATTTCTGCACTTTGCCAGAGAAAAGTGA
- the recX gene encoding recombination regulator RecX has protein sequence MPGSDHASQQSPSLKARALRLLSRREYSRHEIAQKLQRSYGQADDNPPADLEEQITQVLNDFEARGWLSDERYAQALVRRRSQRYGLRRVADELQRAGIEPAMIAELSHELSSSEYERAQALWARKFGETSSDPKERAKQYRFLVSKGFHPELVNRLISGRTPSK, from the coding sequence ATGCCGGGATCGGACCACGCTTCTCAACAAAGCCCGAGTCTCAAAGCTCGGGCTTTGCGCCTTTTGTCGAGGCGTGAATATAGCCGTCATGAGATAGCGCAAAAGTTACAGCGCTCATATGGTCAGGCAGATGACAACCCACCGGCCGATCTTGAAGAGCAAATTACCCAGGTTTTGAATGACTTTGAGGCCCGAGGTTGGCTATCAGATGAGCGGTATGCTCAGGCCCTAGTGCGGCGGCGCAGTCAACGCTATGGTTTGCGCCGTGTGGCTGACGAGTTGCAGCGGGCCGGCATTGAGCCTGCCATGATTGCAGAGCTAAGTCATGAGCTAAGTTCATCTGAATATGAGCGCGCCCAGGCCTTGTGGGCTCGTAAATTTGGTGAAACTTCCTCGGACCCAAAGGAGCGAGCCAAGCAGTACCGCTTCTTGGTTTCAAAGGGTTTTCATCCAGAGCTTGTTAACCGACTGATTAGCGGTCGGACACCCTCCAAATAG
- a CDS encoding DUF3833 domain-containing protein codes for MFTRLKRLIIISLISVLSLGLASCSSPSVQMYSKEVPQLDLATYFNGEIDAYGIFTNRSGEVVKRFKVLIKAKWEVKDGKKVGTLDEDFVYSDGTKQKRIWTLTEVAPGRYSGTASDVIGEAVGELAGNALNWRYTLALPVDGKTYHVQFNDWMYLMDDKVMLNKAEMSKFGIYLGEVTLAFYKR; via the coding sequence ATGTTCACTAGACTCAAGCGTCTAATAATCATTTCTTTGATTTCTGTTCTGTCCCTTGGGCTGGCTTCTTGTTCAAGCCCGAGCGTGCAAATGTATAGCAAAGAAGTCCCTCAATTGGATTTGGCAACTTACTTTAACGGCGAGATCGATGCCTACGGAATCTTTACCAATCGCAGTGGCGAGGTTGTTAAACGTTTCAAGGTGCTTATTAAAGCCAAATGGGAAGTCAAGGATGGCAAAAAAGTTGGCACTCTAGATGAGGATTTTGTTTACTCTGATGGCACCAAGCAAAAGCGGATTTGGACGCTTACTGAGGTGGCGCCAGGTCGTTACAGTGGAACTGCCAGTGATGTGATCGGCGAGGCGGTAGGCGAATTAGCAGGTAATGCGCTCAATTGGCGCTACACCCTGGCTTTGCCGGTCGATGGTAAAACCTATCACGTGCAATTTAATGATTGGATGTATTTGATGGACGATAAGGTCATGCTCAATAAAGCCGAAATGAGTAAGTTTGGGATTTATTTGGGTGAGGTCACCTTAGCTTTCTATAAACGCTAG
- a CDS encoding chalcone isomerase family protein has protein sequence MKWPLYPTLCLLLTLLGSSWVFASASGTKSPVYRYIETASLQGQGRLTFWGFDVYDARYYVADPKGQNGFALEIHYIRSFKGADLAKRTIDEMTRLGVPEKQRMVWLQSLEKLFPDIASGDTLVGIHLPDRGTLFLHNGKPIGDIPGDAFAKAFFGIWLDERTSVPKLRSALIASRCPPALIAANCPNP, from the coding sequence ATGAAATGGCCTCTTTACCCAACCCTCTGTCTTTTGCTTACTCTTCTAGGGTCAAGCTGGGTATTTGCGAGCGCCTCCGGTACCAAATCCCCGGTTTATCGCTATATTGAGACTGCAAGTTTGCAGGGTCAGGGCCGACTCACATTTTGGGGTTTTGACGTTTACGACGCTCGCTACTATGTGGCTGATCCAAAGGGACAAAATGGCTTTGCCTTAGAAATTCATTACATCCGCTCCTTTAAAGGAGCGGATCTCGCTAAGCGTACCATTGATGAGATGACGCGTCTGGGGGTTCCTGAGAAGCAGCGTATGGTTTGGTTGCAAAGCCTCGAGAAACTCTTTCCGGACATTGCCTCTGGTGACACCTTAGTTGGTATTCATCTTCCCGATCGCGGAACTTTATTTCTGCATAACGGCAAACCCATCGGTGATATTCCTGGCGATGCATTTGCTAAAGCCTTTTTTGGAATCTGGCTTGATGAGCGAACCAGCGTACCGAAGTTGCGTTCTGCACTCATTGCAAGTCGTTGTCCACCCGCTTTAATTGCTGCAAACTGCCCGAATCCTTAA
- a CDS encoding DUF294 nucleotidyltransferase-like domain-containing protein, which translates to MEFGDRLNKPSISYSLIQNLRQQLMRVLPFSKMAEQDVDFFLHHSAETYFAPEEVILSPADGAPKILYLIRQGRVSGRRLIPGFEETGFELDPGDLLAVSACYGGLPSTVKYVAIDDCFCLALPVERMHELAKHSKPFSDFLNNRILKLLEESRAALRNSFASQALTEQSLESPLRDLTLKKPISVSPDTPLQDALQLIHDKKVGSVLVVDEEGAIVGILTRYDVLSRVTLAQIPLETPISQVMSRDVKTLSLDDTAETAGLMMSRHHIRHLPVLRGRELVGIISERDLFSLQRLSLNNISSAIRLADDVDGLKDCASNIRKFARNLLGQGVQARQLTALISHLNDVLTAQLIRIFTKRHDLSLDHFAWISLGSEGRSEQTIATDQDNALILLDSEIAHKARYLAFAKDVNHALDACGYPLCKGNIMASNPELCISQHEWLERFARWIEQGSPQDLLNASIFFDFRALAGNESLLEPLRAYVVKHAEATPRFIKLLVENSLQWKVPFNWLGGLETKELDGQQIIDIKLQGTAIVVDCARIYSLANGVAAVNTRERLAAIGRALNLHESESDAWIAAFEYLQTLRLAAQIDGHVIGGNPNAVAVEGLNSVDKTILRESLSEVRNLQQRLELDYVR; encoded by the coding sequence ATGGAATTTGGTGATCGTTTAAATAAGCCGTCGATTTCGTATAGCCTAATACAGAATTTGCGTCAGCAATTAATGCGCGTACTGCCATTTTCAAAGATGGCAGAGCAAGACGTTGATTTCTTTCTACATCATTCTGCTGAAACGTACTTTGCCCCTGAAGAAGTCATTCTCTCACCGGCAGACGGAGCGCCAAAGATACTTTATCTGATTCGACAGGGAAGGGTATCGGGTCGCCGTTTGATCCCTGGTTTTGAAGAGACTGGATTTGAGCTTGACCCGGGTGATCTATTGGCTGTCAGCGCTTGTTATGGGGGACTTCCATCCACAGTAAAGTACGTGGCAATCGACGATTGTTTCTGCTTAGCCTTGCCCGTAGAGCGCATGCATGAGCTCGCCAAACACTCCAAGCCCTTCAGTGACTTTCTAAATAATCGTATTTTGAAGCTTCTCGAGGAATCAAGAGCAGCTTTACGAAATAGTTTTGCTTCTCAAGCGTTAACAGAGCAGTCACTTGAGAGTCCACTGAGGGATCTGACACTCAAAAAGCCGATCTCTGTTTCTCCCGATACTCCTTTGCAAGACGCCTTGCAATTGATTCATGATAAAAAAGTGGGCTCTGTTTTAGTGGTCGATGAAGAAGGGGCTATTGTTGGTATCTTGACCCGTTACGATGTCTTGAGTCGGGTCACGCTTGCACAAATACCCCTAGAGACACCGATATCCCAAGTCATGTCGCGTGACGTTAAAACTTTATCCTTGGACGATACTGCAGAGACCGCTGGCCTCATGATGTCGCGTCATCACATTCGTCATTTACCAGTCCTGCGTGGTAGGGAGCTGGTTGGCATTATTTCAGAGCGCGATTTATTTTCTTTGCAACGCTTATCACTAAACAACATTAGCAGTGCGATTCGTTTGGCCGATGATGTCGATGGCTTAAAAGATTGCGCGAGCAATATTCGTAAATTTGCTCGTAATTTGTTGGGACAGGGTGTGCAGGCTAGACAATTAACTGCCCTGATTAGTCATCTCAATGACGTATTAACTGCTCAGCTTATTCGTATTTTTACCAAGCGGCATGATTTAAGTTTGGATCACTTTGCTTGGATTTCGCTTGGTTCGGAGGGTCGAAGTGAGCAAACGATCGCGACTGATCAGGACAATGCTCTCATTTTATTGGACTCTGAGATTGCGCATAAAGCGCGATATCTGGCATTTGCCAAGGATGTTAATCACGCCCTCGATGCCTGTGGTTATCCATTATGCAAGGGTAATATCATGGCAAGCAATCCTGAGCTTTGCATTAGTCAACATGAGTGGTTAGAGCGCTTTGCGCGCTGGATTGAACAAGGCAGCCCCCAAGATTTGCTAAATGCCAGTATCTTTTTTGATTTCAGGGCACTTGCTGGTAACGAGTCCTTATTGGAGCCGTTACGTGCATACGTCGTTAAGCATGCTGAGGCTACCCCACGTTTCATTAAATTATTAGTTGAAAATTCCTTGCAGTGGAAAGTGCCGTTCAATTGGCTAGGTGGTCTAGAAACGAAAGAGCTTGATGGCCAGCAAATCATTGATATTAAGTTGCAAGGCACGGCGATCGTGGTGGATTGTGCTCGTATTTATTCATTAGCCAATGGGGTTGCTGCCGTGAATACGCGCGAGCGCTTAGCCGCGATTGGCCGGGCACTGAATCTGCATGAATCAGAAAGCGACGCATGGATTGCGGCCTTTGAGTATCTACAGACCTTACGACTTGCCGCTCAAATTGATGGTCATGTAATCGGTGGCAATCCTAATGCAGTTGCCGTCGAGGGGCTGAATTCAGTGGACAAAACAATTTTGCGCGAGTCTCTCTCAGAGGTCCGTAATTTGCAGCAACGACTTGAGCTCGATTATGTTCGCTAA
- a CDS encoding tetratricopeptide repeat protein has protein sequence MSVRLRWHLFRFYASVFIVLGLRHKAIDTFEQMLSEFPNDPYVLSSLAYLKTQEGDKQGAIEMYKKVVLRSDTNAQTWYNLGFLQEETGQIEDAEFSFRKALALDEKLDLAWYGLGLTLIQQRRFDDAVKALKKNTQLQPMSPYGWYQLARVYVDRQEPEEAVKIIKHLKEFEPKFAKQLERETGLTV, from the coding sequence ATGTCAGTAAGACTTCGTTGGCACCTCTTCCGTTTTTATGCCTCTGTATTTATTGTGCTCGGGCTTCGTCATAAGGCAATCGATACGTTTGAACAGATGCTCAGTGAGTTTCCGAATGATCCCTACGTACTTTCGAGCCTTGCTTACCTTAAGACCCAAGAGGGCGATAAACAAGGCGCAATTGAGATGTATAAAAAGGTGGTTTTGCGTTCGGATACCAATGCTCAAACGTGGTACAACCTCGGGTTTTTGCAAGAAGAAACGGGGCAGATTGAAGATGCCGAATTTAGTTTTCGTAAAGCGCTCGCACTTGATGAGAAGTTAGATTTAGCGTGGTATGGATTAGGGCTAACCCTAATTCAGCAGCGTCGTTTTGATGATGCAGTGAAGGCTTTGAAAAAAAATACTCAACTGCAACCCATGAGCCCTTATGGTTGGTACCAATTAGCAAGGGTTTACGTGGATCGCCAAGAACCCGAAGAAGCAGTAAAAATCATCAAGCATTTAAAAGAGTTTGAACCCAAATTTGCGAAACAGTTAGAGCGGGAAACCGGTTTAACGGTCTAG
- a CDS encoding 3'-5' exonuclease, with product MFANFLARFGIGSSGPEPTRWVVLDVETTGLDPSRDRLLAIAAIAIQIGPGFTKPTIVIGDSYEAILRQEFASDKDNILVHHIGVGAQTAGRPPVEVLEEFRDWVGNSPLLAFHAPFDQGMIMRAYKQFGLSPLANDWIDIEPLAAVSGIHPKARALDDWLQFFGIECSVRHQAAADTLATCELLLCLWNSIRKEAKSLVELKNLAKAATWIPRA from the coding sequence ATGTTCGCTAATTTTTTAGCTCGCTTTGGAATTGGCTCATCTGGGCCCGAACCCACTCGTTGGGTCGTCTTAGACGTTGAAACTACCGGGCTTGATCCCAGCCGCGATCGCTTACTTGCGATTGCGGCGATTGCTATACAGATTGGACCGGGTTTTACAAAGCCGACAATTGTTATCGGGGATAGTTACGAAGCCATTCTTCGCCAAGAGTTTGCATCCGATAAAGACAATATATTGGTTCATCACATTGGTGTAGGTGCGCAAACAGCCGGAAGACCGCCGGTTGAAGTATTGGAAGAATTTCGTGATTGGGTTGGCAACTCGCCACTGCTGGCATTTCATGCGCCTTTTGATCAGGGCATGATTATGCGTGCTTACAAACAATTTGGCCTATCACCGTTGGCAAATGATTGGATTGATATTGAGCCATTGGCTGCGGTGTCTGGTATCCATCCCAAAGCACGAGCCTTAGACGATTGGTTACAGTTCTTTGGCATTGAATGCAGTGTTCGCCATCAGGCTGCAGCCGACACTCTTGCCACATGTGAATTGCTTTTATGCCTATGGAATTCCATTCGAAAAGAGGCAAAGAGCCTTGTTGAGCTTAAAAACCTAGCGAAAGCGGCAACCTGGATACCTAGAGCGTAA
- a CDS encoding DUF4212 domain-containing protein, with protein MQLTESQKQYWSKNLRMTAFLLAIWFVVTFVVGFYARDLSFNFFGWPFSFWMGAQGSLVIYVLIIAYYAHYMNKLDQEYDCAEVEED; from the coding sequence ATGCAATTAACAGAATCGCAGAAACAATATTGGTCGAAGAACCTAAGGATGACAGCTTTTCTGTTAGCCATTTGGTTTGTTGTGACCTTTGTTGTTGGCTTTTATGCCAGAGACCTGTCATTCAATTTCTTTGGATGGCCATTTAGTTTCTGGATGGGAGCGCAAGGATCGTTGGTCATTTATGTATTGATCATCGCCTATTACGCGCATTACATGAATAAGCTCGATCAAGAATACGATTGCGCCGAAGTGGAGGAAGATTAA
- a CDS encoding sodium:solute symporter family protein, translated as MAGMTPDAGGSFGGSGQSNAAFKKQLNKVYGFYTLGFLSFVIIVGILEQMGMGRATVGYVFLGATVLLYAGIGVMSRTNDAAEYYVAGRRVPAMYNGMATGSDWMSAASFIGMAGTLYLTGYGGLAFIMGWTGGYCLVALFLAPYLRKFGQFTIPDFLGARYDGNLPRFIGIIAAILISFVYVVAQIYGVGLITTRLAGVPFEIGIFLGLAGILVCSFLGGMRAVTWTQVAQYIILIIAYMIPVVWLSVKQTGNPLPQLVYGSQLEKVTAREAELIKDPKELEVRAIFKARADALAEKLKDVPAALAADKAAAEKKVADLKAANAPAEEIAAAEKALAAVPKDAEAAKKAWTAQRTSANNRANPLANMPRHGQQFAGDPNGDEKARTAFDTSRRNFLALIFCLMLGTAALPHILMRFYTTPSVKQARESVTWSLFFIFLLYFTAPALAVLVKYEVFNVLVGTPFDKLPAWIAAWTKVDPALLSVVDVNKDGIFQLAEMTIGGDIIVLATPEIGGLPYVISGMVAAGGLAAALSTADGLLLTIANALSHDLYYKMIDPNASAARRVAISKALLLVVALAAAYVAAQKPADILFLVGAAFSFAAASFFPALTLGIFWKRATKAGACLGMVAGLGITIYYMIMTQPWLRGVFGVTSPVELWYGIQPISAGLFGVPVGFAVTILVSLVTPAPRKDIQELIDHVRYPTLRGDTMNTQSS; from the coding sequence ATGGCCGGAATGACACCTGATGCAGGCGGCAGTTTTGGCGGATCTGGCCAAAGTAATGCAGCCTTTAAAAAGCAGCTAAATAAAGTCTATGGTTTTTACACTCTTGGCTTTCTATCATTCGTTATCATCGTAGGTATTCTTGAGCAAATGGGCATGGGACGTGCCACAGTTGGTTACGTCTTCTTAGGCGCCACGGTGTTGCTCTACGCAGGTATCGGTGTGATGAGTCGCACCAACGATGCTGCAGAATACTATGTAGCGGGACGCCGCGTACCAGCGATGTATAACGGTATGGCAACTGGTTCGGACTGGATGTCGGCCGCTTCCTTTATTGGGATGGCGGGTACCTTGTACCTTACCGGTTATGGTGGTTTGGCCTTCATCATGGGTTGGACCGGCGGATATTGCTTAGTGGCACTATTCCTTGCTCCATACTTGCGTAAGTTTGGTCAGTTTACGATTCCAGACTTCCTAGGCGCTCGCTATGACGGTAATCTGCCACGCTTTATCGGGATTATTGCTGCGATTTTGATCTCCTTTGTGTATGTGGTCGCGCAGATTTACGGTGTTGGTTTGATTACCACCCGTTTGGCGGGCGTACCTTTTGAGATTGGTATTTTCTTAGGCTTGGCTGGTATCTTGGTCTGCTCGTTCTTGGGCGGTATGCGCGCGGTGACCTGGACCCAAGTGGCCCAGTACATCATTTTGATCATCGCTTATATGATTCCAGTGGTTTGGTTGTCGGTGAAGCAAACCGGTAATCCATTGCCTCAGTTGGTATACGGTTCTCAGCTTGAAAAAGTGACCGCTCGGGAAGCAGAACTCATCAAGGATCCAAAAGAACTTGAAGTTCGCGCCATCTTCAAAGCGCGTGCCGATGCCTTAGCTGAGAAGTTAAAGGATGTGCCAGCTGCATTAGCTGCTGATAAAGCCGCTGCGGAGAAGAAGGTTGCTGATCTAAAGGCGGCTAATGCACCCGCTGAAGAAATTGCTGCTGCAGAAAAAGCGCTAGCTGCTGTTCCAAAAGATGCAGAAGCTGCGAAGAAGGCTTGGACAGCTCAGCGAACCAGCGCTAATAATCGGGCAAATCCATTAGCCAATATGCCTCGTCATGGACAGCAGTTTGCAGGTGATCCAAATGGCGATGAAAAAGCACGTACCGCATTTGATACTTCACGTCGTAATTTCTTGGCGTTGATCTTCTGCTTGATGTTAGGTACTGCAGCCTTGCCACACATTCTGATGCGCTTTTACACCACACCATCGGTCAAACAAGCGCGTGAGTCGGTGACCTGGTCGCTGTTCTTCATCTTCTTGTTGTATTTCACAGCCCCTGCGCTTGCAGTGCTGGTGAAATATGAGGTCTTCAACGTTCTGGTTGGAACACCGTTTGATAAGTTACCGGCGTGGATTGCAGCGTGGACAAAGGTTGATCCTGCTTTGCTCTCCGTGGTTGATGTCAATAAAGACGGTATCTTCCAGCTTGCAGAGATGACTATTGGTGGTGACATCATCGTGTTGGCAACCCCAGAAATTGGTGGCCTGCCCTACGTGATCTCAGGCATGGTGGCTGCTGGTGGTTTGGCTGCTGCGTTGTCAACTGCTGACGGCTTGCTCTTAACCATTGCAAACGCTTTGTCTCATGACTTGTACTACAAGATGATTGATCCTAATGCGTCTGCAGCACGGCGTGTGGCAATCTCCAAAGCATTGCTCTTGGTTGTGGCATTAGCAGCAGCCTATGTGGCAGCTCAAAAGCCAGCTGATATCTTGTTCTTGGTGGGAGCAGCGTTCTCGTTCGCTGCGGCATCTTTCTTCCCCGCTTTGACACTGGGTATTTTCTGGAAGCGTGCTACAAAAGCTGGTGCTTGCCTTGGCATGGTTGCTGGTCTTGGTATCACCATCTACTACATGATCATGACTCAACCATGGTTGCGTGGTGTATTTGGTGTGACCTCACCGGTTGAACTTTGGTATGGCATTCAGCCGATTTCTGCAGGCCTATTTGGCGTGCCAGTTGGTTTTGCAGTAACCATCCTAGTGAGCTTGGTAACCCCAGCTCCACGGAAAGATATTCAGGAATTGATCGACCATGTTCGTTACCCAACGTTACGTGGCGACACCATGAATACTCAATCTAGTTAA
- the recA gene encoding recombinase RecA, with protein sequence MDDKKKSASSEFAGMSGEKQKALTAALAQIEKQFGKGSIMRLGDAEINQDIQVVSSGSLGLDIALGVGGLARGRVIEIYGPESSGKTTLTLHAVAEMQKLGGTCAFIDAEHALDVQYAAKLGVDVNNLLISQPDTGEQALEIADALVRSGSIDLIVIDSVAALVPKAEIEGDMGDSLPGLQARLMSQALRKLTGTIKRTNSMVIFINQIRMKIGVMFGSPETTTGGNALKFYASMRLDIRRIGSIKKGDDVIGNETRVKVVKNKVSPPFREAIFDIMYGSGISREGEIIDMGVEAEIVEKSGAWYSYNGDRIGQGKDNVREFLKENPEIAKEIEAKIRQKLGVKSGGTLISETLDDEEIESASA encoded by the coding sequence ATGGACGACAAGAAAAAATCAGCCTCATCAGAGTTTGCAGGGATGAGCGGCGAGAAGCAAAAAGCACTAACGGCTGCCTTGGCCCAAATTGAAAAGCAGTTTGGTAAGGGTTCGATCATGCGTCTGGGCGACGCAGAAATTAATCAAGATATTCAGGTCGTATCGAGTGGCTCCTTGGGGCTCGATATTGCTCTGGGCGTCGGCGGCTTGGCGCGTGGGCGTGTGATTGAGATTTACGGCCCAGAGTCCTCCGGTAAAACTACATTAACTCTCCATGCTGTGGCCGAGATGCAAAAGCTCGGTGGGACCTGCGCATTTATTGATGCCGAGCATGCACTGGATGTGCAGTACGCCGCTAAGTTAGGCGTCGATGTCAACAATCTATTGATCTCTCAACCCGATACCGGTGAGCAGGCGTTGGAAATTGCCGATGCGCTGGTACGTTCAGGCTCAATTGATTTAATCGTGATCGACTCGGTCGCAGCCTTGGTTCCAAAGGCTGAGATTGAAGGTGATATGGGGGACTCATTGCCAGGACTGCAGGCGCGACTAATGAGCCAAGCCTTGCGTAAGTTAACAGGCACGATCAAGCGTACCAATTCCATGGTGATATTCATTAACCAAATTCGCATGAAGATTGGTGTGATGTTCGGCTCTCCCGAAACCACGACTGGCGGTAATGCCCTTAAGTTCTATGCCTCGATGCGTCTTGATATTCGTAGGATTGGCAGTATCAAAAAGGGTGATGATGTGATTGGGAACGAGACCCGCGTGAAGGTCGTGAAGAACAAAGTATCTCCACCATTCCGCGAAGCGATCTTTGACATCATGTATGGCTCGGGGATCTCGCGTGAGGGCGAAATTATTGACATGGGCGTTGAGGCTGAGATCGTTGAAAAATCTGGTGCCTGGTATAGCTATAACGGCGATCGCATCGGTCAGGGCAAAGATAATGTGCGCGAGTTCTTAAAAGAGAACCCTGAGATTGCCAAAGAGATCGAAGCGAAGATTCGGCAAAAGCTCGGCGTTAAAAGTGGCGGCACCCTCATTAGTGAGACCCTAGACGATGAGGAGATCGAATCCGCGAGCGCTTAA
- the sucC gene encoding ADP-forming succinate--CoA ligase subunit beta has protein sequence MKIHEYQGKEILRQFNVPVPNGIPAFSVDEAIEAAKKLGGPVWVVKAQIHAGGRGKGGGVKVAKSMDEVKQYASAILGMQLKTHQTGPEGQKVRRLLVEDGADIKKEYYLGILTDRATQKVVVMASSEGGMDIEEVAEKTPEKIIKVFVDPLVGLTDAQCDQLSKGIGVPEGSQAQAREVFKNLYKTYWDTDASLVEINPLILEGNGNIKALDAKFNFDSNALYRHPEIVAYRDVDEEDPAEIEASKFDLAYISLDGNIGCLVNGAGLAMATMDTIKLFGGQPANFLDVGGGATAEKVTEAFKIMLKNKSVKAILVNIFGGIMRCDVIADGVVTACKAVNLSVPLVVRMKGTNEELGKKILADSGLPIISADSMAEAATKVVAAVQGK, from the coding sequence ATGAAAATTCATGAGTACCAAGGCAAGGAGATTCTGCGCCAATTTAATGTACCGGTACCCAATGGTATTCCAGCGTTTAGCGTTGATGAGGCAATCGAAGCCGCGAAGAAGTTAGGCGGTCCAGTTTGGGTTGTGAAGGCACAAATTCATGCGGGCGGTCGTGGCAAAGGCGGTGGCGTGAAAGTCGCCAAGAGCATGGATGAAGTGAAGCAATACGCCAGCGCAATCTTGGGTATGCAATTAAAAACCCATCAGACCGGCCCCGAAGGACAAAAAGTGCGACGTCTATTGGTTGAAGACGGGGCTGATATTAAAAAAGAGTACTACCTCGGAATTTTGACCGACCGCGCCACCCAGAAGGTGGTTGTCATGGCCTCGAGTGAGGGCGGTATGGATATCGAAGAGGTTGCTGAAAAGACTCCCGAGAAAATTATTAAGGTATTTGTTGATCCATTAGTTGGATTAACCGATGCGCAGTGCGATCAACTCAGCAAAGGCATTGGTGTTCCAGAGGGATCTCAAGCCCAGGCTCGTGAGGTATTTAAGAATCTCTACAAAACCTATTGGGATACCGATGCATCTTTGGTGGAAATTAATCCACTCATTCTAGAGGGCAATGGAAATATTAAGGCTCTTGATGCGAAATTTAACTTTGATTCAAATGCGCTCTATCGCCATCCTGAAATCGTGGCCTATCGTGATGTGGATGAAGAGGATCCTGCCGAAATTGAAGCATCTAAATTTGATCTGGCCTATATTTCTCTGGATGGCAATATTGGTTGCTTGGTCAACGGTGCAGGCTTGGCCATGGCGACGATGGACACTATCAAATTATTTGGTGGTCAACCAGCCAACTTTTTAGATGTGGGTGGTGGCGCAACTGCAGAGAAAGTAACTGAGGCCTTCAAGATCATGCTCAAAAACAAGAGCGTGAAAGCTATTTTGGTCAATATTTTTGGCGGCATCATGCGTTGCGATGTGATTGCCGATGGCGTAGTGACAGCGTGTAAAGCAGTCAATTTATCTGTTCCTTTGGTGGTTCGGATGAAGGGTACCAACGAAGAGTTAGGCAAAAAGATTTTGGCTGACTCTGGATTACCCATCATCAGTGCTGATTCCATGGCTGAGGCGGCAACGAAAGTTGTGGCGGCTGTGCAAGGCAAGTAA